A genomic stretch from Neomonachus schauinslandi chromosome 14, ASM220157v2, whole genome shotgun sequence includes:
- the LOC110592519 gene encoding 2'-5'-oligoadenylate synthase-like protein 2: MALFQTLYDTPTDMLSAFVEQNLQPEGNWKEEVKDAWQRIERFFREQCFRDELVLDQEVRVLKVVKGGSSGKGTTLNYSSDVDMVLFLSCFPSFQDQAEHRGLIISFIEERLTQYSRNLAYSITMVPRRETSRVPRSLSFQIQPRRNSEAIGVDVLPAYDALRHFCPDSKPSPEIYEDLITSGATPGEFSPSFTELQRHFVKSRPVKLKDLLRLVKHWYLQYLKPKYQNSALPPKYALELLTIYAWEIGTDKSNSFNLGEGFRAVMELLIDYENICIYWTKYYDFQNETVRIYLKQQLKECRPVILDPADPTNNLGSKKRWDLVAREAVRCLRQACCWTEDPSQGWHVQPARNVQVTVKKAGEEAWIFSVNPYHPIRKMKAKIKRTWGFSGQQRLSFQEPGGERHLLSNRQTLAYYGIFSKVSVRVLETFPPEIQVFVKDSSGLSKPYAIHPEDSIRDLKEKIEEGGGPYVEDQVLKFQNRILGNHRSLSDLQIKDCDTIILVKRN, translated from the exons ATGGCACTCTTTCAGACCCTGTATGACACCCCGACAGACATGTTGTCTGCCTTCGTGGAGCAGAACCTTCAGCCCGAGGGGAACTGGAAGGAGGAAGTGAAGGATGCCTGGCAGAGAATTGAGCGTTTCTTCCGGGAACAGTGCTTCCGAGATGAGCTGGTTCTAGACCAGGAAGTCAGGGTGCTGAAGGTGGTGAAG GGTGGCTCCTCTGGGAAGGGAACGACGTTGAACTACAGCTCTGATGTGGACATGGTCTTGTTCTTGAGCTGTTTCCCCAGCTTCCAAGACCAGGCAGAGCACCGCGGATTGATCATCAGCTTCATCGAGGAGAGACTGACTCAGTACAGCAGGAACCTGGCCTACAGCATCACCATGGTCCCGCGGAGAGAGACGAGCAGGGTCCCCCGCTCCCTGTCCTTCCAGATCCAGCCCAGGAGGAACAGTGAAGCCATTGGAGTGGATGTGCTCCCGGCCTATGATGCTCTGA GACATTTTTGCCCGGACTCTAAACCCTCACCGGAAATCTATGAAGACTTAATAACCAGTGGTGCCACGCCTGGAGAGTTCTCACCAAGCTTCACAGAGTTGCAGAGGCACTTCGTGAAAAGTCGACCTGTTAAGCTAAAGGACCTCCTGCGGCTGGTGAAGCACTGGTATCTGCAG TACTTGAAACCTAAATATCAAAACTCAGCATTGCCCCCAAAATATGCTCTGGAGCTACTGACCATCTATGCCTGGGAAATAGGTACAGACAAAAGCAACAGCTTCAACCTGGGTGAAGGGTTTAGAGCTGTGATGGAACTCCTCATAGATTATGAAAACATCTGCATATATTGGACCAAGTACTATGATTTCCAAAATGAGACTGTCAGAATCTATCTCAAACAACAGTTGAAGGAATGCAG gcCAGTTATCCTGGACCCAGCTGATCCTACCAACAACCTGGGAAGTAAAAAGAGATGGGACCTGGTGGCCAGAGAGGCTGTTCGCTGCCTGAGGCAGGCCTGCTGCTGGACTGAAGACCCCAGCCAGGGCTGGCATGTACAG CCAGCAAGGAATGTCCAGGTGACGGTGAAaaaggcaggagaggaggccTGGATATTCTCAGTGAACCCCTACCATCCCATCCGGAAGATGAAAGCCAAGATCAAGAGGACATGGGGCTTCAGCGGGCAACAGCGTCTCTCCTTCCAGGAGCCAGGAGGGGAGCGGCATCTGCTCAGCAACCGGCAGACATTAGCATATTATGGGATCTTCTCTAAGGTGAGCGTCCGGGTGCTGGAGACCTTCCCTCCTGAGATCCAGGTCTTCGTGAAGGACTCTAGTGGTTTGAGCAAGCCTTATGCCATCCACCCTGAGGACTCCATCCGTGACTTGAAAGAGAAGATTGAGGAAGGTGGAGGACCTTACGTGGAGGATCAGGTACTAAAGTTCCAGAATCGGATACTAGGGAATCACCGCAGCCTCTCAGACTTGCAGATCAAAGACTGTGACACCATCATACTCGTGAAGAGAAACTGA